A region of the Mesoterricola sediminis genome:
CGCCCTCGCCCGGGGCTGGGACCCGGACCGGGCCGCCTTCAAGCTCATGGCCGTCCTCATGCAGGTCCTGGAGGACACCACCATGGTCCGCCGCGGAGGCCTGGCCGGCCTGGCCCGCCTGCGGGAGGCGGGCGCCCAGCTCGAGGCCCTCCTGGACGCCGGGGACGACCCCCTCCCCTACCTGACCGCCCTGAACCTGGCCTGGTGCCGGGACAACCTCACCATGGGCGGGGTCGCCGACTGCATGGCCCTGACCTTCGCCCTCCACGACGCCGCCCATTAGCGTCCCATCCATCCTGGGTCCGGCGCGCTGGGGCCGTGCGGGAGGCCCGTTCACGGGGAGCCGGGCGGGTTCGGGAGGCGGCGCCACCCCGGTGACGGCGGTCACAGGCGGGCGGAGCCGCTTGACGTTCCGTCCGCTTTGGTTGAGAATGAGTCTCGATCCTATTGTGTGACGCCCGCCCGGCGTCCCCCCGAACCCGGCCCCCGGAGCCCGCCATGCGTCTGCGCACGCTCGCCCTTTGTCTGCCCGTCGCCCTCCTGGCCTGCGGCGGCGCCCTCGCCCCCACCCGCGGAGGCCTGTCCGCTGAAGCCCAGCTGGGCGAGGCCATCTTCAAGGACACGCGCCTGTCGGCCTCCGGCCAGCAGGCCTGCGCCACCTGCCACGTGGCCGCCGACGCCCACGGCGCCCCCAACGCCTTCCCCGCCCAGTTCGGCGGCGCCGCCCTGGACCTCCAGGGCACCCGCCAGTCCCCCTCCATCCGCTACCTCGCCACGAACACCCCCTTCTTCTTCGACAAGGAGGGGACCCCCACCGGCGGGTTCTTCTGGGACGGGCGGGTGGACACCCTCGCGGAGCAGGCCGGAGGCCCCTTCCTGAACCCCCTGGAGATGGCCATGCCCGGCAAGGCGGCGGTGGTGGAGCGCCTCGCCCAGGGGGCGTACGCGGACGCCTTCCGCCAGACCTACGGGGCCGCCATCTTCGCCGACACCGAGGCGGCCTACCGCGCCATGACCCTGGCCCTCCAGCGCTACCAGCTGGAGGATCCCGCCTTCCGGCCCTACGACAGCAAGTACGACGCCTTCCTGGACGGGAAGGTCCGCCTCAGCGACGCCGAAGCCCGGGGCCTCGCCCTCTTCAACGATCCCCGCAAGGGCAACTGCGCCGCCTGCCACCCCTCCACCCGGGGCGCCGACGGCAGCCGCCCCCTGTTCACCGACTTCACCTACGACGCCCTCGGCGTCCCCCGGAACCCCGCCCTCCAGGCCAACGCCGATCCCGCCCACTTCGACCTGGGCCTGGGGGCGCGCCTGGGCCGGGAGGACCTCTACGGCGCCTTCAAGGTGCCCAGCCTCCGCAACGTGGCCAGGCGCAAGGCCCTCTTCCACAACGGCCGGTTCACCTCCCTCAAGGAGGCCGTCACCTTCTACGTCCAGCGGGACACCAACCCGGAGAAGTGGTACCCCCGCGACGCGGACGGCAACGTGGTGAAGTTCGACGACCTGCCCCCCGCCTTCCGCCGGAACGTGAACGTCACGGAAGCCCCGTACGACCGGACCCCGGGCCAGGCCCCGGCCCTCGACGAGGCCGAGATCGACGATCTGGTCGCCTTCCTCCAGACCCTCAACGACGGCTTCCAGCCGTGACCCGCCCAGGAGCCCCCATGCGCACCGCCCCCCTTTCCCTCGCCCTCCTCCTCGCCGCCGCGCCCCTGGCCGCCCAGACCCCGGACCTCGCCGAGAAGGTCGAGCGCCTCTCCCGGGAGGTGGAGCGCCTGAAGGCCGAAGCCGCCCCCGCCCAGCCCTCCAGCACCAGCATCCTCGGCTACGGGGAGATCGTCTTCTCCCGCTACCGCCGGGACGGCGCCAAGGACACCGCGGACCTGCGGCGCTTCGTCCTCGGGGTGACCCACGCCTTCGACGCCGACACCGAACTCGTCACCGAGGTGGAGGTGGAGCACGCCGTCAGCTCCGCCGACGACAAGGGCGAAGTGGAGATCGAGCAGGCCTACATCCTC
Encoded here:
- a CDS encoding cytochrome-c peroxidase: MRLRTLALCLPVALLACGGALAPTRGGLSAEAQLGEAIFKDTRLSASGQQACATCHVAADAHGAPNAFPAQFGGAALDLQGTRQSPSIRYLATNTPFFFDKEGTPTGGFFWDGRVDTLAEQAGGPFLNPLEMAMPGKAAVVERLAQGAYADAFRQTYGAAIFADTEAAYRAMTLALQRYQLEDPAFRPYDSKYDAFLDGKVRLSDAEARGLALFNDPRKGNCAACHPSTRGADGSRPLFTDFTYDALGVPRNPALQANADPAHFDLGLGARLGREDLYGAFKVPSLRNVARRKALFHNGRFTSLKEAVTFYVQRDTNPEKWYPRDADGNVVKFDDLPPAFRRNVNVTEAPYDRTPGQAPALDEAEIDDLVAFLQTLNDGFQP